The following proteins come from a genomic window of Leguminivora glycinivorella isolate SPB_JAAS2020 chromosome 6, LegGlyc_1.1, whole genome shotgun sequence:
- the LOC125227276 gene encoding cytochrome b5-like produces the protein MATVQTAPEMSLSSAPLAVPQNKDLDLMALTMAALRLVNPWVKAEPEPWQEPRDEPKERVITLAEVSQHDSRRDCWVVIYDRVYDITTFIDEHPGGGDIMLEYAGQDASTAFRSSGHSRMAAKALDRFLVGELPMSERMYRRPGGIRLSDIPE, from the exons ATGGCAACGGTGCAAACTGCCCCCGAAATGAGCCTTTCGTCCGCTCCGCTGGCCGTGCCGCAGAACAAGGACCTGGACCTGATGGCGCTGACTATGGCCGCGCTGCGCCTCGTGAACCCCTGGGTGAAGGCCGAGCCCGAGCCCTGGCAGGAGCCCCGCGACGAGCCCAAGGAGCGCGTCATCACGCTGGCGGAGGTCAGCCAGCACGACTCCCGCCGCGACTGCTGGGTGGTCATCTACGACCGCGTCTACGACATCACCACCTTCATTGATGAG CACCCCGGTGGCGGCGACATAATGCTGGAGTACGCGGGCCAGGACGCCAGCACGGCGTTCCGTAGCTCCGGGCACTCGCGCATGGCCGCCAAGGCGCTGGACCGCTTCCTGGTGGGCGAGCTGCCGATGAGCGAGCGCATGTACCGCCGCCCTGGAGGCATCCGCCTCAGCGACATACCGGAGTAA